A genome region from Gossypium hirsutum isolate 1008001.06 chromosome A04, Gossypium_hirsutum_v2.1, whole genome shotgun sequence includes the following:
- the LOC121228093 gene encoding uncharacterized protein, producing MELLKRWKKRDSWNLLRFLGHDCAVPWLAFGDFNEITSSFEKKGGRLRPEGQMAEFRSALEDCSLHDIGFNGRWFTWERGRFSFTNIRERLDRGVTSLQWIDLFPWFSLEHLNHSFSDHCPILVDTFGKLRLDNSRKQSSFRFEAKWCLDNSFEEIVRKIWAVQNDYLPAKLTTVGLHFQHWSHSKFHDQKRNRLQLEKRLSALLDQDPTDEILAEILEVQLGLNLEADKEEFYWSPRAHINWLKNGDRNTSFFHKVAVAHHTCNRILGLEDESGQWVSVPEELLKVAVKYFGDLFTSSASGANDRVLDLVENRISDEMNENLLKPFTKEDIWCAVKSMSPLKAPGIDGYPVLFYQWYWHIVGDDVSHFCLEVLNGRIIIAKVIVDRMSPFLGFCIDEAQGAFISGRQISDNTLIAYEVLHTLKMKMKGKKGNFALKLDLSKAYDRVEWDFLAGIGNNESKSECFVPSRGLRQGDPLSPYLFLICTEGLSCLLNEAKAKNCLKGALIGKGKLSITHLLFADDCIIFGDASDEGAYTVRNILREYEAVLGQKINLEKSLIFFGACVETDVKNSVVSILGVRLASNPENYLGLPMMIGRKKKWAFAKFVDRFRRRIEGWKIRYLSMGGKEVFIKAVLQAIPVYVMQCFTLPKTICYQLEGILNKFWDLSLFNKALLAKQVWRLLTQPDCLLLKVFKSRYYPYSDILSAKTGSYPSLTWRSICGARDLFDDGLLWKIENGAKARRIFHIPLASSCLPDSLVWRHDPSGEYSVKSGYRALITKEPQHAENILVTTDIDKKLYSSIWDLQIPAKIKIHLWHSLKDYVPHLSNLVKGRLRVDSACPLCNEAPETLHHRLWFCRVLRHLWSALCLPLVTRIDSSDGRSQFVSFFLAGNGNSKKLISISLWVLWHRRNRLVNEGLNFALHEVVGLVQSFAQVSNFSQVFSSPSVTHRTLLWQPPISGFIKLNFDASFLENSKTSISAVLARDEKGQILGACTYPIADVANAFVAEARVCEWALYFMLDMGFRNLILEGDSLTVIKKLTSNKMDRSILSPISQNIRSLERFFEKVSFQFVSREINRAAHALAMEGRHRVSPCFWVEEAPSSVADLAEIDRSAFFLWV from the exons ATGGAGTTATTGAAAAGGTGGAAGAAG CGGGACTCTTGGAATTTACTTCGCTTTCTAGGCCATGATTGTGCAGTTCCTTGGCTAGCTTTTGGAGATTTCAATGAGATTACTAGCTCTTTCGAGAAGAAAGGTGGAAGGCTTCGACCTGAGGGACAAATGGCGGAATTCCGTTCTGCTTTGGAAGATTGTTCACTTCATGATATTGGTTTTAATGGCAGATGGTTTACTTGGGAAAGGGGGAGGTTTTCGTTTACAAATATTCGTGAAAGACTGGATAGAGGTGTTACCTCTTTGCAATGGATAGACCTGTTCCCATGGTTTTCTTTGGAACATTTGAACCATTCGTTCTCTGATCATTGTCCAATTCTTGTGGACACTTTTGGAAAGTTGCGCCTTGACAATAGTCGAAAACAAAGTTCCTTTCGTTTCGAAGCTAAGTGGTGCTTGGATAATTCTTTTGAAGAGATTGTTCGTAAGATATGGGCTGTTCAAAATGACTATTTACCGGCAAAATTAACAACTGTGGGTCTTCATTTTCAACATTGGAGTCACTCAAAATTTCACGATCAAAAAAGAAATCGGTTACAGCTTGAAAAAAGGCTTTCTGCTCTTCTTGATCAGGATCCGACTGATGAaattttggctgaaattttagAGGTGCAGCTTGGTTTGAATCTTGAAGCGGATAAAGAGGAGTTCTACTGGTCACCACGTGCTCACATAAATTGGCTTAAAAATGGGGACAGGAACACTAGTTTTTTTCACAAAGTAGCTGTGGCTCATCATACTTGTAACCGGATCCTTGGATTAGAGGATGAGTCCGGTCAATGGGTCTCTGTTCCAGAGGAATTGCTCAAGGTGGCTGTGAAATATTTTGGTGATCTTTTTACATCTTCTGCTTCGGGAGCTAATGACAGGGTGCTTGATCTTGTTGAGAATAGGATTTCGGATGAGATGAATGAGAACCTTCTTAAACCTTTCACGAAGGAAGATATTTGGTGTGCGGTCAAATCAATGTCTCCCTTGAAGGCCCCAGGTATTGATGGTTATCCCGTACTGTTTTATCAATGGTACTGGCATATTGTTGGTGATGATGTTTCTCATTTTTGTTTGGAAGTTTTAAACGGGAGGATT ATCATTGCAAAAGTTATTGTGGATCGCATGAGCCCTTTTTTGGGTTTCTGCATTGACGAAGCCCAAGGAGCTTTTATTTCGGGAAGGCAAATATCAGACAATACTTTAATTGCCTATGAGGTTCTTCACACCTTGAAGATGAAAATGAAAGGCAAAAAAGGGAATTTTGCTCTGAAACTCGATCTTAGCAAAGCTTATGATCGAGTTGAATGGGATTTTTTGGCAGGAAT TGGGAATAACGAGTCTAAAAGTGAGTGTTTTGTGCCGTCTAGAGGTCTGCGCCAAGGTGACCCTCTTAGCCCCTACCTTTTCCTTATCTGTACGGAAGGTCTTTCTTGTCTTTTGAATGAGGCCAAAGCCAAGAATTGCTTAAAGGGTGCCTTGATTGGTAAAGGAAAGCTATCAATTACTCATTTGTTATTTGCAGATGATTGTATTATTTTTGGAGACGCCTCGGACGAGGGAGCTTACACTGTTCGTAACATCCTTCGAGAATATGAGGCTGTCTTGGggcaaaaaattaatttggaaaagtCGCTCATTTTCTTCGGCGCTTGTGTTGAAACGGATGTTAAGAATTCAGTTGTTAGCATTTTGGGTGTTAGATTGGCTTCGAATCCTGAAAATTATTTGGGCCTGCCTATGATGattggaagaaagaaaaaatgggCTTTTGCTAAATTTGTGGATAGATTTCGAAGACGTATTGAGGGCTGGAAGATTCGGTATTTATCGATGGGTGGTAAAGAAGTCTTCATTAAGGCTGTTCTTCAAGCAATTCCAGTTTACGTGATGCAATGTTTTACATTGCCAAAAACGATTTGCTATCAACTGGAGGGcattttaaacaaattttg GGATCTTTCCTTGTTTAATAAGGCTCTTTTAGCTAAACAAGTCTGGAGACTTTTAACTCAACCTGACTGCCTtcttttgaaagtttttaaatcTCGCTATTATCCTTATTCTGATATACTTTCGGCAAAAACTGGATCTTACCCTTCTCTTACCTGGAGGAGTATTTGTGGGGCTCGAGATTTGTTCGATGACGGGCTTCTGTGGAAAATTGAAAATGGTGCTAAA GCTCGACGTATTTTCCACATTCCTCTTGCTTCAAGCTGTTTACCAGACTCACTTGTCTGGCGTCATGATCCTTCAGGGGAGTATTCGGTGAAAAGTGGGTACCGAGCGCTAATTACAAAAGAACCTCAACATGCAGAAAACATTTTGGTTACAACTGATATTGACAAAAAGCTCTATTCATCTATCTGGGATCTTCAAATCCCTGCAAAGATCAAAATTCATCTTTGGCATTCTCTAAAAGACTACGTGCCCCATCTTTCCAATCTGGTTAAAGGGAGACTTCGAGTTGATTCTGCTTGCCCTTTGTGCAATGAGGCTCCAGAGACCTTGCACCACCGATTATGGTTCTGTAGAGTGTTACGCCATCTTTGGTCGGCTCTTTGTCTCCCTCTGGTCACCAGAATAGACTCTTCAGATGGAAGATCACAATTTGTTAGTTTCTTTCTTGCAGGTAATGGGAATAGTAAGAAGCTTATATCTATCTCCTTGTGGGTTCTTTGGCACAGGAGGAATAGACTGGTGAATGAAGGTCTTAATTTCGCTTTACATGAAGTTGTGGGACTTGTTCAAAGCTTTGCCCAAGTTTCAAATTTTAGTCAAGTTTTCAGTTCTCCATCTGTTACGCATAGGACTCTTCTATGGCAGCCTCCTATTTCTGGTTTTATTAAACTGAATTTTGACGCATCGTTCCTAGAAAATTCTAAGACTTCTATTTCAGCAGTTTTAGCTAGAGATGAGAAAGGGCAGATTTTAGGTGCTTGTACATACCCGATAGCGGATGTGGCAAATGCTTTTGTAGCTGAGGCGAGAGTGTGTGAATGGGCTCTTTATTTTATGCTAGATATGGGTTTCAGAAATCTCATCCTGGAAGGTGACTCTCTTACTGTCATTAAGAAACTGACATCAAACAAAATGGATAGATCTATTCTCAGCCCAATTTCACAGAATATTCGTTCTCTTGAGAGGTTTTTTGAGAAAGTGTCTTTCCAGTTTGTCTCCAGAGAAATAAATAGAGCGGCGCATGCTTTAGCGATGGAGGGACGACATCGGGTATCTCCCTGTTTTTGGGTTGAGGAGGCTCCTTCCTCTGTTGCAGATTTGGCTGAGATAGACCGCTCTGCTTTCTTCCTTTGGGTTTGA